In Flavobacterium sp. N1736, the following are encoded in one genomic region:
- the truA gene encoding tRNA pseudouridine(38-40) synthase TruA, protein MRYFIQFAYNGTHYHGWQFQPNASSVQETLNKAFSVLLNAPINIMGAGRTDTGVHAQEMYGHFDFDKTIDTLTLLHKLNSYLPKDIAIFDIILVHDDAHCRFDATKRTYEYHINTVKNPFLEELSWYFNQKLDVALMNEAAKILLNHTDFQCFSKVNTDVNTFDCTIFEAYWKQENDKLVFTISANRFLRNMVRAIVGTLVNIGLHKISLVDFENIIASKSREKAGFSVPAHGLYLTEIYYDYIIK, encoded by the coding sequence ATGAGATATTTTATTCAATTCGCTTATAACGGAACACATTATCATGGCTGGCAATTTCAGCCTAATGCATCTTCTGTTCAGGAAACGTTAAACAAAGCCTTTTCGGTTTTATTAAATGCTCCTATTAATATAATGGGCGCTGGCAGAACTGATACCGGGGTTCATGCGCAGGAAATGTACGGTCATTTTGATTTTGACAAAACTATTGATACTCTGACTTTACTGCATAAACTAAATTCATATTTGCCAAAAGACATTGCGATTTTTGATATTATCTTAGTTCATGATGACGCGCATTGCAGGTTTGACGCTACTAAACGAACATATGAATATCATATCAATACTGTTAAAAATCCATTTTTGGAGGAATTGAGTTGGTATTTTAATCAAAAATTAGATGTAGCTTTGATGAATGAAGCGGCGAAGATTTTATTAAATCACACGGATTTTCAGTGTTTTTCGAAAGTTAATACAGATGTGAACACTTTTGATTGCACGATTTTTGAGGCGTATTGGAAACAGGAAAACGACAAACTGGTTTTTACTATTTCGGCAAATCGGTTTTTACGAAATATGGTTCGCGCCATTGTGGGCACTTTGGTAAATATTGGTTTACACAAAATTTCTCTGGTTGATTTTGAAAATATTATTGCAAGCAAAAGCAGGGAAAAAGCTGGATTTTCGGTTCCGGCACACGGATTATATTTAACCGAAATTTATTACGATTACATCATAAAATAG